In Betta splendens chromosome 22, fBetSpl5.4, whole genome shotgun sequence, the following proteins share a genomic window:
- the si:dkey-87k14.1 gene encoding leucine-rich repeat transmembrane protein FLRT2, with translation MESQWRWWSKDWRSYVGPWLPLLLGLHLHWSRASNCPEECRCDRTFIYCNERSLTSVPLGIGEGYKTLYLHNNQISNAGFPLELHHVSSVETVYLYGNQLEEFPINLPKNVRVLHLQENNIQTISRAALAQLLWLEELHLDDNSISTVGVEEGAFREAVSLKMLFLTKNHLSSVPLGLPDDLKELRLDENRIAVIAEEAFRNVTRIERLLLDGNLLTDEGIAPGTFQDLLTLRELSLARNSLTYPPPFLPGEVLIKLNFQDNLLNRIPVRAFAGLHKLQRLDISNNQLQSLNQGAFDDLVSLRQLSVRNNLWLCDCSIRWVVSWLKSLTSSVNVRGFMCHTPERFRGMSIRELGAELVLCPPPHTPAADGSSFTDSPLNSQYVSSTSRQPLPTIATPPSHTTRTKQPLDPQRETLQVRFSSLNDSAIHVGWVAAFPVTAYKVTWARMGPSLTGDTVRERIVGGDHRGIRLDNLEPKSTYRICVIPLDAFNNYRPKDDTVCTETVTTPSSPNPDKDKKSSGPEQALQQEPSSPLLLAGLIVGAVVVVLVVLFCVFCWHVHKESRSRWKYNRGRRKDEYCEAGTRKDSSVLEMTETFQIVSLNNEHVLKADFHIRPIYTPNGGIGLRDCPLGINSTFYCRNNVQEADLCRT, from the coding sequence ATGGAGTCCCAGTGGCGTTGGTGGAGTAAGGACTGGCGCTCCTATGTCGGGCCGTGGCTACCTCTACTGTTAGGCCTTCATCTCCATTGGTCTCGAGCCTCGAACTGTCCTGAGGAGTGCCGCTGTGATCGCacctttatttactgtaatgaGCGCAGCCTGACCTCAGTGCCTCTGGGAATCGGCGAGGGTTACAAGACCCTGTACCTCCACAACAACCAAATCAGTAACGCTGGGTTTCCCTTGGAGCTTCATCACGTGTCCTCTGTGGAAACTGTGTATTTGTACGGCAACCAGCTGGAAGAGTTTCCCATCAACCTGCCCAAAAATGTGAGGGTTCTCCATCTGCAAGAGAACAACATTCAGACCATCTCCAGAGCAGCTCTGGCTCAGCTTCTttggctggaggagctgcattTGGACGATAACTCCATTTCTACGGTAGGGGTGGAGGAAGGAGCCTTTCGTGAGGCGGTGAGCCTGAAGATGCTCTTCCTCACAAAAAACCATCTGAGCAGCGTGCCTCTTGGCCTTCCAGACGACCTAAAGGAGTTGCGATTGGATGAGAACCGGATTGCGGTTATCGCTGAGGAAGCATTTCGGAATGTCACCCGCATCGAGCGCCTCTTGCTGGATGGAAACCTGTTGACTGATGAAGGGATCGCACCAGGGACGTTTCAGGACCTGCTCACCCTGAGGGAGCTGTCTCTGGCTCGTAACTCTCTTACATACCCTCCCCCGTTCCTCCCTGGAGAGGTGCTCATCAAGTTAAACTTTCAGGATAATCTGTTAAACCGGATTCCTGTCAGGGCATTTGCTGGGTTGCACAAGCTACAGAGACTGGATATTTCAAACAACCAGCTGCAGTCACTGAATCAGGGGGCGTTCGATGACCTCGTCAGTCTCAGGCAGCTTAGTGTTCGGAACAACCTTTGGCTGTGCGACTGCAGCATCAGGTGGGTGGTGTCATGGCTTAAATCTCTGACCTCCTCAGTCAACGTCCGTGGCTTCATGTGTCATACACCTGAGAGGTTCCGGGGCATGTCGATCAGGGAGCTGGGTGCTGAGCTGGTCCTGTGTCCACCTCCGCACACCCCAGCTGCCGATGGGTCCTCGTTCACAGACTCACCTCTAAACTCACAATATGTTTCCTCCACCTCAAGACAACCCTTACCCACAATAGCCACCCCCCCTTCACATACAACCAGGACTAAGCAACCACTAGATCCCCAAAGGGAGACTCTGCAGGTCAGGTTTTCCTCTCTAAACGACTCAGCGATACATGTCGGCTGGGTGGCTGCCTTTCCAGTCACCGCCTACAAAGTGACGTGGGCTAGGATGGGCCCGAGCCTGACAGGCGACACTGTCAGGGAGAGAATAGTGGGTGGGGATCACAGGGGCATCAGGTTGGATAACCTTGAGCCAAAGTCTACCTATCGTATTTGTGTCATTCCCTTGGATGCATTTAATAACTACCGGCCCAAAGACGATACCGTGTGCACTGAAACTGTGACCACTCCATCCTCACCCAAccctgacaaagacaaaaagtcATCAGGGCCTGAGCAAGCCTTGCAACAGGAGCCCAGCTCACCTCTCCTGCTGGCGGGGCTGATCGTTGGGGCAGTGgttgtggtgctggtggtgctattctgtgttttctgctggcATGTGCACAAGGAGAGCCGCTCTAGATGGAAATACAACCGAGGCCGCAGAAAAGATGAATACTGTGAGGCAGGCACCAGGAAAGACAGTTCTGTCCTGGAAATGACTGAGACCTTCCAGATCGTCTCACTCAACAACGAACACGTCCTCAAGGCAGATTTCCACATCCGGCCTATTTACACCCCTAATGGCGGCATCGGCCTCCGAGACTGCCCCCTGGGGATCAACAGCACGTTCTACTGCAGGAACAATGTGCAGGAAGCAGACCTGTGTCGCACATGA